In Streptomyces hawaiiensis, one genomic interval encodes:
- the glyA gene encoding serine hydroxymethyltransferase, with the protein MSVLNTPLHELDPAVAAAVDAELHRQQSTLEMIASENFAPVAVMEAQGSVLTNKYAEGYPGRRYYGGCEHVDVVEQIAIDRVKELFGAEHANVQPHSGAQANAAAMFALLKPGDTIMGLNLAHGGHLTHGMKINFSGKLYDVVAYHVGEDGRVDMAEVERLAKESKPKLIVAGWSAYPRQLDFAEFRRIADEAGAYLMVDMAHFAGLVAAGLHPNPVPHAHVVTTTTHKTLGGPRGGVILSTAELAKKINSAVFPGQQGGPLEHVIAAKAVAFKVAASQDFKERQRRTLEGARILAERLVKDDVRAVGVDVLSGGTDVHLVLVDLRHSELDGQQAEDRLHEVGITVNRNAIPDDPRPPMVTSGLRIGTPALATRGFETEDFAEVADVIAEALKPSYDVQALKARVKALADKHPLYPGVNK; encoded by the coding sequence ATGTCCGTCCTGAACACACCCCTGCACGAGCTCGACCCGGCGGTCGCCGCCGCGGTCGACGCCGAGCTGCACCGTCAGCAGTCCACGCTCGAGATGATCGCCTCGGAGAACTTCGCGCCGGTCGCGGTCATGGAGGCGCAGGGCTCGGTCCTCACCAACAAGTACGCCGAGGGCTACCCGGGCCGCCGCTACTACGGCGGCTGCGAGCACGTCGACGTGGTCGAGCAGATCGCGATCGACCGCGTCAAGGAGCTGTTCGGCGCCGAGCACGCCAACGTGCAGCCGCACTCGGGCGCCCAGGCCAACGCGGCCGCGATGTTCGCGCTGCTCAAGCCGGGCGACACCATCATGGGTCTGAACCTCGCCCACGGCGGGCACCTGACCCACGGCATGAAGATCAACTTCTCCGGCAAGCTCTACGACGTCGTCGCCTACCACGTGGGCGAGGACGGCCGGGTCGACATGGCCGAGGTGGAGCGGCTGGCGAAGGAGTCCAAGCCGAAGCTGATCGTCGCCGGCTGGTCGGCGTACCCGCGGCAGCTGGACTTCGCGGAGTTCCGCCGGATCGCGGACGAGGCCGGTGCGTACCTGATGGTCGACATGGCCCACTTCGCGGGTCTCGTGGCGGCCGGGCTGCACCCGAACCCGGTGCCGCACGCGCACGTGGTCACCACCACGACCCACAAGACGCTGGGCGGCCCGCGCGGCGGTGTGATCCTCTCCACGGCCGAACTGGCCAAGAAGATCAACTCCGCCGTCTTCCCCGGTCAGCAGGGCGGTCCGCTGGAGCATGTGATCGCCGCCAAGGCGGTCGCCTTCAAGGTCGCCGCCTCGCAGGACTTCAAGGAGCGCCAGCGCCGTACGCTGGAGGGTGCCCGCATCCTGGCCGAGCGTCTGGTGAAGGACGACGTCCGGGCCGTGGGCGTGGACGTCCTGTCCGGCGGCACGGACGTGCACCTCGTCCTGGTCGACCTGCGCCACTCGGAGCTGGACGGCCAGCAGGCCGAGGACCGCCTCCACGAGGTGGGCATCACGGTCAACCGGAACGCGATCCCGGACGACCCGCGTCCGCCGATGGTGACGTCCGGTCTGCGGATCGGCACCCCGGCTCTGGCGACCCGGGGCTTCGAAACCGAGGACTTCGCGGAGGTCGCGGACGTCATCGCCGAGGCGCTGAAGCCGTCCTACGACGTGCAGGCCCTCAAGGCCCGGGTGAAGGCCCTGGCCGACAAGCACCCGCTGTACCCGGGTGTGAACAAGTAA
- the gcvH gene encoding glycine cleavage system protein GcvH: MSNPKELRYSKEHEWLSAAEDGVSTVGITEHAANALGDVVFVQLPEVGDSVSAGETCGELESTKSVSDLYSPVSGEVTEVNEDVVNDPSLVNSAPFEGGWLFKVRITDEPGDLLSADEYTAFSAG, from the coding sequence ATGAGCAACCCCAAAGAGCTGCGCTACAGCAAGGAGCACGAGTGGCTGTCGGCCGCCGAGGACGGCGTCTCGACGGTCGGCATCACGGAGCACGCGGCCAACGCGCTCGGCGATGTCGTGTTCGTCCAGCTTCCCGAGGTCGGTGACTCCGTGTCCGCCGGCGAGACCTGCGGCGAGCTGGAGTCGACCAAGTCGGTGTCCGACCTGTACTCCCCCGTCTCCGGTGAGGTCACCGAGGTCAACGAGGACGTCGTGAACGACCCGTCGCTGGTGAACTCGGCCCCCTTCGAGGGCGGCTGGCTGTTCAAGGTGCGGATCACGGACGAGCCGGGCGACCTGCTCTCCGCCGACGAGTACACCGCGTTCTCCGCGGGCTGA
- the gcvT gene encoding glycine cleavage system aminomethyltransferase GcvT, producing the protein MSSTGELRHTALDALHRSLGATMTDFAGWDMPLRYGSERDEHTAVRTKAGLFDLSHMGEITVTGPQAAALLDFALVGNIGGVKPGRARYTMICRADGGILDDLIVYRLGETEAASSEYLVVANASNAQVVLDALTERAAGFDAEVRDDRDAYALIAVQGPRSPGILKSLTDADLDGLKYYAGLPGTVAGVPALIARTGYTGEDGFELFVKPEHAVELWQALTKAGEGAGLAPCGLSCRDTLRLEAGMPLYGHELSTSLTPFDAGLGRVVKFEKEGDFVGREALREAAARAEAQPPRVLVGLVAEGRRVPRAGYAVVVGGEVIGEVTSGAPSPTLGKPIAMAYVDAAHAAPGTTGVGVDIRGSHEPYEVVALPFYKRQK; encoded by the coding sequence GTGAGCAGTACAGGAGAACTCCGTCACACCGCGCTCGATGCCCTGCATCGTTCGCTCGGCGCGACGATGACCGACTTCGCCGGCTGGGACATGCCCCTGCGCTACGGCTCCGAGCGCGACGAGCACACCGCCGTGCGCACGAAGGCCGGGCTCTTCGACCTCTCCCACATGGGGGAGATCACCGTCACCGGCCCGCAGGCCGCCGCCCTCCTCGACTTCGCCCTGGTGGGCAACATCGGCGGTGTGAAGCCGGGCCGCGCCCGCTACACCATGATCTGCCGGGCCGACGGCGGCATCCTGGACGACCTGATCGTCTACCGGCTGGGCGAGACCGAGGCCGCTTCTTCCGAATACCTGGTCGTCGCCAACGCCTCCAACGCCCAGGTGGTCCTGGACGCGCTGACCGAGCGCGCCGCCGGCTTCGACGCCGAGGTGCGCGACGACCGGGACGCCTACGCGCTGATCGCCGTACAGGGTCCGCGGTCGCCGGGGATCCTGAAGTCCCTGACCGACGCCGACCTGGACGGCCTGAAGTACTACGCCGGGCTGCCCGGCACGGTCGCGGGCGTCCCGGCCCTGATCGCCCGGACCGGCTACACCGGCGAGGACGGCTTCGAGCTGTTCGTGAAGCCCGAGCACGCGGTGGAGCTGTGGCAGGCCCTGACCAAGGCCGGCGAGGGCGCCGGGCTGGCCCCGTGCGGCCTGTCCTGCCGCGACACGCTGCGCCTGGAGGCGGGCATGCCGCTGTACGGGCACGAGCTGAGCACCTCCCTCACGCCCTTCGACGCCGGGCTCGGCCGGGTGGTGAAGTTCGAGAAGGAGGGTGACTTCGTGGGGCGCGAGGCCCTGCGCGAGGCCGCCGCCCGCGCCGAGGCCCAGCCGCCGCGTGTGCTCGTCGGCCTGGTCGCCGAGGGCCGCCGGGTCCCGCGCGCCGGGTACGCGGTCGTCGTCGGCGGCGAGGTGATCGGCGAGGTCACCTCCGGCGCCCCCTCCCCCACCCTCGGCAAGCCGATCGCGATGGCGTACGTCGACGCCGCGCACGCCGCGCCCGGCACGACCGGAGTGGGCGTGGACATCCGGGGCAGTCACGAGCCGTACGAGGTCGTGGCGCTGCCGTTCTACAAGCGCCAGAAGTAG
- a CDS encoding AAA family ATPase — MNRTTAYATTGMALPEQPAAAPVRAVRAPVPAPVVRDLRDRAGRGPHALLFGPRDLVVVTGLPGSGKSTLMRRAVPDRRVDSQDTRDRWARRMPRALPYALYRPLVRLAHYAGLRRALRTGEGIVVHDCGTQAWVRRWLAREARRRGGTLHLLLLDVTPEQALAGQRDRGRGVSRYAFLRHRAASTRLLRAVERGDLPSGCGSAVLADRDAANALHRIGFTG; from the coding sequence GTGAACAGGACCACCGCGTACGCGACGACGGGCATGGCGCTGCCCGAGCAGCCGGCCGCCGCTCCGGTCCGGGCGGTCCGCGCCCCGGTGCCGGCGCCGGTCGTCCGCGATCTGCGCGACCGCGCCGGGCGCGGCCCGCACGCGCTGCTGTTCGGCCCCCGCGACCTCGTCGTGGTCACGGGCCTGCCCGGCAGCGGCAAGTCCACGCTGATGCGGCGCGCGGTACCGGACCGGCGCGTCGACTCCCAGGACACCCGTGACCGCTGGGCCCGCCGCATGCCGCGCGCCCTGCCGTACGCGCTCTACCGCCCGCTCGTCCGCCTCGCCCACTACGCCGGGCTGCGCCGTGCCCTGCGCACGGGTGAGGGCATCGTGGTGCACGACTGCGGCACGCAGGCCTGGGTCCGCCGCTGGCTCGCCCGCGAGGCCCGCCGCCGCGGCGGCACGCTCCACCTGCTCCTCCTCGACGTCACCCCCGAGCAGGCCCTGGCCGGCCAGCGCGACCGGGGCCGCGGTGTCTCGCGCTACGCGTTCCTGCGCCACCGCGCGGCCAGCACCCGCCTCCTGCGCGCGGTGGAACGCGGCGACCTCCCTTCCGGCTGCGGCTCGGCCGTCCTGGCCGACCGGGACGCGGCGAACGCGCTCCACAGAATCGGCTTCACGGGCTGA